In Sulfurovum riftiae, one DNA window encodes the following:
- a CDS encoding acyl-CoA dehydrogenase, with the protein MMELILSLIVVSMLLGYFSAPLWAWFSALALFLLGYDASLWWWIAAAGLGTVLLNREMRIRTITRPLFEMLKKKGLLPKISETEKTALRAGDVWVEGDLFSGKPDFKKIFGNAYPELTEEEAAFLENEVNEVCEMTSDWEVFESRDLPEKVWKYLKEKRFLGMIIPKAYGGLGFSAYAHSCVIEKLASHSQVLAITVMVPNSLGPGELLLHYGLERQKDYYLPRLADGRDIPCFALTEPEAGSDAGSIQSEGVLFRDEEGQTKIRLNFKKRYITLSSIATVIGLAFVLKDPEGILGEAGELGITCALVGAHSEGVDQSRRHDPLNVPFVNAPLVGKDVIIGIDDVIGGEGGLGKGWQMLMESLTVGRGISLPSTSTGGSKLATYVASTYAVVRYQFGLNIGKFEGIAEVLGRLGASTYMLDAAKTFTLGAIDRGARPAVANAIMKYQSTEMFRKNIMDAMDIQGGAAISRGPRNLLAHAYFGAPVAITVEGANIMTRTLIMFGQGMIRCHPYAYDQIEALEKGDVKAFDALLFSHIGHIVRNKVRTIVLCLTRGYAHPSASRGKAKRHEQKLAWASAKFAFFSDIALGLLGASLKRRESVSGRFGDILTQMYFITAALKRFETEGSLKSDEVLLEVAVEDAFGKIDTAFEGIFKNLSDGVLGWSFGLLAFCTRLNPMGKTLRDRDLHSIAAMLSENDAVRERICKNIYMGERLRQLLEATHSMQAVKTLLAKEKRGEVLSETEKVQLLEARALQHEIITVDAFTHEVYMRKNGTAGEKV; encoded by the coding sequence ATGATGGAACTGATACTCTCACTGATCGTGGTATCAATGCTTTTGGGGTACTTTTCGGCACCCCTGTGGGCCTGGTTCTCAGCCTTGGCGCTTTTCCTGTTGGGGTATGATGCTTCTCTTTGGTGGTGGATAGCAGCTGCCGGTCTGGGTACTGTGCTTTTGAACAGGGAAATGCGTATCAGGACCATTACCCGCCCGCTTTTTGAAATGCTGAAGAAAAAAGGCCTGCTTCCAAAGATCTCTGAGACCGAAAAGACAGCATTGAGGGCCGGGGATGTCTGGGTGGAAGGAGATCTCTTTTCCGGAAAACCCGACTTCAAGAAGATCTTCGGGAATGCCTATCCGGAACTGACAGAAGAGGAAGCCGCTTTCCTTGAGAATGAAGTCAATGAAGTGTGCGAGATGACCTCTGACTGGGAAGTGTTCGAGTCACGCGATCTTCCCGAAAAGGTATGGAAGTACCTCAAGGAGAAGCGGTTCCTGGGGATGATCATTCCCAAAGCGTATGGCGGCCTTGGCTTCTCCGCCTATGCCCACTCCTGCGTCATAGAAAAACTGGCTTCCCATTCGCAGGTATTGGCCATTACGGTCATGGTACCCAATTCATTGGGACCGGGGGAACTGCTGTTGCATTACGGGCTGGAGAGACAGAAGGACTATTATCTGCCAAGGCTGGCTGACGGCCGTGACATTCCCTGTTTCGCTCTGACAGAACCTGAAGCCGGATCGGATGCAGGCTCCATACAGTCAGAAGGTGTGCTTTTTAGAGATGAGGAAGGTCAGACAAAGATCAGGCTGAATTTTAAAAAGCGTTATATCACACTTTCTTCCATTGCGACGGTCATCGGGCTTGCCTTTGTTCTCAAAGATCCAGAGGGTATTCTCGGTGAGGCCGGAGAGCTGGGTATTACCTGTGCCCTGGTCGGTGCACATTCGGAAGGTGTCGATCAGAGCAGGCGGCACGACCCGCTGAATGTCCCTTTCGTCAATGCACCGCTTGTCGGGAAAGATGTCATCATCGGTATCGATGATGTCATAGGCGGAGAGGGTGGACTGGGCAAAGGGTGGCAGATGCTCATGGAGTCTCTTACCGTAGGACGGGGGATTTCCCTGCCTTCTACGAGCACGGGCGGTTCAAAACTGGCGACCTATGTGGCTTCGACCTATGCCGTGGTACGCTACCAGTTCGGCCTGAACATCGGAAAGTTCGAGGGGATCGCCGAAGTACTGGGGCGGCTTGGGGCCAGTACCTATATGCTCGATGCAGCCAAAACCTTTACACTGGGAGCTATCGACAGGGGTGCCAGGCCGGCGGTGGCCAATGCCATTATGAAGTATCAGAGTACGGAAATGTTCCGGAAAAATATCATGGATGCCATGGATATCCAGGGTGGTGCCGCCATCTCAAGGGGACCTCGAAACCTGCTTGCCCATGCCTATTTCGGTGCACCGGTGGCCATTACAGTCGAAGGTGCGAACATCATGACACGTACACTCATCATGTTCGGGCAGGGGATGATCCGCTGTCATCCCTATGCTTATGACCAGATAGAGGCTTTGGAAAAGGGGGATGTCAAGGCTTTCGATGCACTTCTTTTCTCCCATATAGGGCATATCGTCCGTAACAAAGTACGCACGATCGTTCTATGTCTGACAAGAGGATATGCACATCCTTCTGCAAGCCGGGGGAAGGCCAAACGCCATGAGCAGAAACTTGCCTGGGCATCGGCCAAGTTCGCATTCTTCTCCGATATCGCACTGGGACTTCTGGGGGCTTCACTGAAACGCAGAGAATCCGTCTCAGGCCGATTCGGAGATATTCTGACACAGATGTATTTCATCACGGCCGCACTGAAACGTTTTGAGACCGAAGGCAGCCTGAAGAGTGATGAAGTGCTTCTGGAAGTGGCGGTAGAGGATGCTTTCGGAAAGATCGATACGGCCTTTGAGGGTATCTTCAAAAACCTCTCTGACGGTGTTCTCGGATGGAGTTTCGGTCTTTTGGCTTTTTGTACACGTCTGAATCCTATGGGGAAGACCCTCAGGGACCGTGACCTGCACAGTATCGCTGCGATGCTGAGCGAGAACGATGCTGTACGTGAGCGTATCTGCAAGAACATCTATATGGGGGAGCGCCTTCGACAGCTCCTGGAGGCAACCCATTCAATGCAGGCGGTCAAAACGCTTCTGGCCAAAGAGAAGAGGGGAGAGGTATTGAGTGAAACGGAAAAAGTACAGCTACTGGAAGCCAGAGCCCTGCAGCATGAGATCATTACGGTCGATGCGTTCACCCATGAGGTCTATATGCGTAAAAACGGCACAGCAGGGGAAAAGGTATAG
- a CDS encoding AMP-dependent synthetase/ligase, with product MYTKYTHFGELFRYLESTPEKKNFLHHRHTGAWVELSKAAFLTQIRFLALAFHVRGWGGKQVAIAMAPSSYWLVIDYALMLSGAVGVPLFTNISSKNLLFELLDASIETVFVDSDEAKERIERYGSDIEVIYVEEKRSAYLDLEDLVAEGSVIDHGNPTLFDELLNRIKAEDIATIVYTSGTSGTPKGVELTHRNLISQIHATAQNYHFDRERDIALSVLPLAHIFERMVMHFYLSQELRIYFADDVKNVGTLLKEIEPTVMTVVPRLLEKVFFKMKLKALEGNIFKQLLVRLAFYRTTGKAPEERMNLLDRILQRLVYGKLKTAFGSQMRMMISGGAALSDRLYRFYLNIGIPLYQGYGLTESSPVICSNTPQANRIGTCGKAFPGVEVKITPDSELLARGENIMHGYHNDTEATREVIDTDGWLHTGDLATMDEAGYLTISGRKKELLKTSTGEFVSAVYIEQLLLGNGWFEHVLVVGDKKPFVVALLYVDPDFLGRVAQKHKRIPSAVLESEKFRKMVSKMIEKINKKLNHWEKIRDFRFIDRAPTIESGELTPSMKLAKEHVMQRYDDLIHEMYKEHV from the coding sequence ATGTATACGAAGTACACCCATTTCGGAGAACTTTTCAGGTACCTTGAATCCACTCCTGAAAAAAAGAACTTCCTGCATCATCGTCATACCGGAGCATGGGTAGAGCTCAGTAAGGCAGCATTTCTCACACAGATCCGTTTTCTCGCACTTGCTTTTCATGTCAGAGGATGGGGTGGAAAGCAGGTGGCCATTGCCATGGCACCTTCCTCCTACTGGCTGGTGATCGATTATGCACTGATGCTCAGTGGGGCTGTGGGTGTACCGCTTTTTACCAATATCTCTTCCAAGAATCTTCTCTTTGAACTGCTCGACGCAAGTATAGAAACCGTCTTCGTGGACAGTGATGAGGCCAAAGAACGTATTGAGAGGTACGGCAGTGATATTGAGGTCATCTATGTCGAAGAGAAAAGAAGCGCCTATCTTGACCTGGAGGATCTTGTGGCAGAGGGCAGTGTGATCGACCATGGCAATCCCACACTTTTTGACGAGCTTCTCAACCGTATAAAAGCAGAGGATATCGCGACCATCGTTTACACTTCGGGTACGTCAGGTACACCCAAAGGTGTAGAACTTACACACAGAAATCTGATCTCACAGATACATGCCACGGCACAGAACTACCATTTTGACAGAGAGAGGGATATTGCACTCTCTGTCCTGCCGCTGGCACATATTTTTGAGCGTATGGTGATGCATTTCTATCTTTCACAGGAGTTGCGTATCTATTTTGCAGATGATGTCAAAAACGTCGGTACACTGCTCAAAGAGATAGAACCTACGGTCATGACGGTCGTTCCCAGATTGCTGGAAAAGGTATTTTTCAAAATGAAGCTCAAAGCCCTTGAGGGGAACATCTTCAAACAGCTGCTTGTGCGTCTTGCTTTTTACAGAACGACAGGCAAAGCACCTGAAGAGAGAATGAATCTTCTGGACAGAATACTCCAACGGCTGGTCTACGGGAAGCTCAAAACAGCATTCGGGTCACAGATGCGTATGATGATCAGCGGAGGGGCAGCACTTTCGGACAGGTTGTACCGCTTCTATCTCAATATCGGTATCCCGCTCTATCAGGGATATGGACTGACGGAGTCCAGTCCTGTGATCTGCTCCAATACACCACAGGCCAACAGGATAGGCACCTGCGGCAAAGCGTTTCCGGGTGTAGAAGTGAAGATCACTCCCGATAGTGAACTGCTGGCACGCGGTGAGAATATCATGCATGGATACCATAACGATACAGAGGCGACCAGAGAGGTCATCGATACGGATGGATGGCTGCACACCGGTGATCTTGCGACTATGGATGAAGCAGGTTACCTTACGATCAGCGGACGCAAAAAAGAACTTCTTAAGACCTCTACAGGCGAATTCGTTTCAGCTGTCTACATTGAGCAGCTTCTGCTTGGAAACGGCTGGTTCGAACATGTCCTTGTCGTGGGAGACAAAAAACCTTTTGTGGTCGCCCTGCTTTATGTCGATCCGGATTTCCTGGGGCGTGTGGCCCAAAAACACAAGCGCATACCCAGCGCGGTACTCGAATCTGAAAAATTCAGGAAGATGGTCAGCAAAATGATAGAGAAGATCAACAAAAAACTCAACCACTGGGAGAAGATACGTGATTTTCGATTTATTGACCGTGCCCCGACCATAGAATCAGGTGAACTCACACCCTCCATGAAGCTTGCCAAGGAGCATGTCATGCAGCGCTATGACGACCTGATACATGAAATGTACAAGGAGCATGTATGA
- a CDS encoding acetyl-CoA C-acyltransferase: MSSKKQKERIAIVTALRTPMARAGGKFLKMQADQLGAILLRELMMRSPVTFEEVDEVIIGNVAQPIHAANIARVIALRAGFPESTPALTVHRNCASGMESITTAASRIYAGEGSVYVCGGVESMSNIPLVYSEKMTALFGRLARSKSALDKVRTLLGFRPAFLKPVIGLMSGLTDPVSGLLMGNTAEVLAQDFGISRKEQDLFALHSHQKAARAKESGRFALESMDVVYDMYNGKYLDYDDGIREDQTVEKLAKLRPFFDRKNGTVTAGNSSQITDAAAGVIVMSESEARKRGLKPLGYMRDYAYAGLEPKRMGLGPVFATYKLFRQTGARMSEMEIVEINEAFAAQVIACERAFASDAFARTHLGSKKAVGAIDPEILNVNGGAVALGHPVGMTGTRLVLTLLHELRLRGKQRGLATLCIGGGQGVALLLEVE, translated from the coding sequence ATGAGCAGCAAAAAACAGAAAGAGCGTATAGCGATCGTAACAGCACTCCGGACCCCTATGGCAAGAGCAGGCGGGAAGTTTCTCAAAATGCAGGCAGACCAGTTGGGAGCAATACTTCTGCGTGAACTGATGATGCGTTCTCCTGTAACTTTCGAAGAGGTGGATGAAGTCATCATAGGAAACGTCGCCCAGCCCATTCATGCAGCCAATATTGCGAGGGTCATCGCTTTACGTGCAGGTTTTCCCGAATCCACTCCGGCACTGACCGTACACAGGAACTGCGCATCGGGTATGGAGTCCATAACCACAGCGGCTTCACGCATCTATGCGGGAGAGGGGAGTGTCTATGTCTGCGGCGGTGTTGAGTCGATGTCCAATATTCCGCTGGTCTACAGCGAGAAGATGACAGCACTTTTTGGCAGACTGGCACGTTCGAAAAGTGCCCTGGACAAAGTAAGGACACTTTTGGGATTCCGTCCGGCTTTTTTAAAACCGGTTATAGGATTGATGTCAGGTCTGACCGATCCGGTCTCCGGACTGCTTATGGGAAATACCGCTGAAGTGCTTGCACAGGATTTCGGTATCAGCCGGAAAGAGCAGGACCTTTTCGCACTTCACAGCCATCAGAAAGCAGCCAGAGCCAAAGAGAGCGGACGCTTTGCCCTGGAGAGTATGGACGTGGTATATGACATGTACAATGGGAAATACCTTGATTACGATGACGGCATACGTGAAGACCAGACAGTGGAAAAACTGGCAAAGTTAAGACCTTTTTTTGACAGGAAGAACGGAACGGTGACCGCCGGGAACTCCTCACAGATTACTGATGCGGCAGCTGGAGTGATCGTGATGTCTGAAAGTGAAGCCAGGAAACGCGGATTGAAACCTTTGGGGTATATGCGCGATTACGCCTATGCCGGCTTGGAACCAAAACGTATGGGACTGGGGCCGGTCTTTGCGACATATAAACTTTTCAGGCAGACGGGTGCCCGCATGTCAGAGATGGAGATCGTGGAGATCAATGAAGCATTTGCTGCTCAGGTCATTGCCTGTGAGCGTGCCTTTGCATCAGATGCTTTTGCCAGAACACATCTGGGGAGCAAGAAAGCCGTGGGTGCCATAGACCCGGAGATCCTCAATGTCAACGGAGGCGCCGTGGCACTCGGCCATCCTGTAGGCATGACCGGTACAAGGCTGGTCCTGACACTGCTGCACGAACTCAGGCTAAGAGGTAAACAGCGCGGCCTGGCCACCCTCTGCATAGGCGGCGGACAGGGTGTCGCACTGCTTTTGGAGGTGGAGTGA
- a CDS encoding 6-phosphofructokinase, translating into MKKIAILCSGGDVSGMNAALKRFVEYAFDRGMQPCFVENGYEGLIDNQIHEAGYSDVAGIISIGGTKIHTSRSERFKEEAYRRKALENLRTHGIDGLVILGGDGSFKGMQKLADESGDIGFIGIPSTIDNDIAGTQYCLGVDTALNGIRVSIDAIRDTASSFGRAFVIEVMGRECGYLALVSALTSGAEMCLIPEIPYDLSVYKEDFLQQKKEGRSYFIAVVSEALKNSEEISRWFEEEIEVESRVTVLGHVQRGGIPTVHDRLMAFHFVTTGIDALLGGTKSAVVCYNNGTFVCKPIEKVAFKKYYIDEDLLKLGREFESPQHKQV; encoded by the coding sequence ATGAAAAAAATAGCGATACTCTGCTCAGGGGGTGATGTCTCCGGAATGAACGCAGCCTTGAAACGGTTCGTGGAGTATGCCTTCGACAGAGGTATGCAACCCTGTTTTGTCGAGAACGGATATGAAGGTCTCATTGATAACCAGATCCATGAAGCAGGCTACAGTGATGTGGCAGGCATCATCTCCATCGGCGGGACGAAGATACATACTTCAAGGTCGGAGCGTTTCAAAGAAGAGGCTTACAGACGAAAAGCTCTGGAAAACCTCAGAACACACGGTATAGATGGCCTGGTCATCCTGGGCGGGGACGGCTCCTTCAAGGGGATGCAGAAACTGGCGGATGAAAGCGGTGATATCGGTTTCATCGGCATCCCTTCAACAATAGACAATGATATCGCCGGAACACAGTACTGCCTCGGGGTCGATACGGCACTCAACGGCATCAGGGTATCGATCGATGCCATCCGTGATACCGCCTCTTCGTTCGGCCGGGCCTTTGTCATCGAAGTCATGGGGAGGGAATGCGGCTACCTGGCACTGGTCTCGGCGTTGACCTCCGGTGCGGAGATGTGTCTGATCCCGGAGATACCCTACGATCTTTCTGTTTATAAAGAGGATTTTCTTCAACAGAAAAAGGAGGGTCGAAGTTACTTCATCGCAGTCGTTTCCGAAGCATTGAAGAACAGTGAAGAGATCTCACGGTGGTTCGAGGAGGAGATAGAAGTGGAGTCCCGTGTAACGGTACTGGGGCATGTACAGCGGGGAGGCATTCCCACCGTGCATGATAGATTGATGGCCTTCCATTTTGTCACGACAGGCATTGATGCACTGCTGGGAGGTACGAAAAGTGCAGTGGTCTGCTACAACAACGGTACCTTCGTCTGCAAGCCGATAGAAAAAGTTGCTTTCAAAAAGTACTATATCGATGAGGATCTGCTGAAACTGGGAAGAGAATTTGAATCGCCACAGCATAAACAGGTATAA
- a CDS encoding 3-hydroxyacyl-CoA dehydrogenase NAD-binding domain-containing protein: MEYFEQHKDGRGIVTLTFDTPDKAVNVLCFDALYAFDKILEEIENDTTIKALFIESAKESVFIAGADIKEIKAFKDETEIKTKLRQGQKIFKRLENLPFPTVAVIDGACLGGGLELAMACDYRLATNDEHTRLGLVEVSLGIIPGLGGTQRLPKLVGFTKAIELITASKRLKADKALKLGLVDASVPSGYLGFKKEEFIREILAGTLEMKVSQTRQGIRWYEMFAPFRTLIAAMAKKEVLKKTAGHYPAPLKAIDVLNETLTMSLDAGSEVELEAFAPLAMSQVSKNLIELFFTSETLKKETFSRAKPREVTSATVMGAGTMGSGIAWALANRDIPVRLGARKMESIAVAFSKMMKNFESLRKRGRLNDREIALKMDRVTYTTDMTGLEASDFIIEAVSEDPDVKRKIYQTLEESVSDQAIIATNTSSLSISELADEMEHPERFVGMHFFNPVSRMPLVEVIAGRKSSAKTVATVVSLAKRLGKTPVKVSECAGFLVNRTLLPYLNEAARMFEEGESVERIDRVLTDFGMPMGPFTLADEVGLDIGEKVSGILYEAYGERMKPSALLSQMTERKWLGRKTGTGFYVYSGRKKKVNEKMKDFQLRQSELEENVLLDRAILTMVNEAARCLEEKVVANARYLDMAMVMGTGFPAFRGGLLRYADEEGLPEIVERLGRLEKSFGERFAPAGLLVKMAEEEQTFYGGV; encoded by the coding sequence ATGGAATACTTTGAGCAACATAAAGACGGACGCGGTATCGTTACCCTGACATTTGATACGCCGGACAAAGCAGTGAATGTACTCTGTTTCGATGCGCTTTATGCCTTTGATAAGATCCTTGAAGAGATAGAAAACGATACAACTATCAAAGCCCTTTTTATCGAGAGTGCCAAAGAGAGTGTTTTTATTGCCGGTGCGGACATCAAAGAGATCAAAGCCTTCAAGGATGAAACGGAGATCAAGACAAAGCTGCGTCAGGGACAGAAGATCTTCAAACGCCTTGAGAACCTTCCTTTTCCTACGGTGGCGGTCATTGACGGTGCCTGTCTGGGCGGAGGACTGGAACTGGCCATGGCCTGTGACTACCGACTGGCGACCAACGACGAGCATACCCGTCTTGGACTGGTGGAAGTGAGCTTGGGAATCATTCCAGGACTGGGTGGAACGCAGCGTCTTCCAAAGCTTGTCGGTTTCACCAAAGCCATAGAACTCATTACTGCATCCAAAAGACTCAAGGCTGACAAAGCACTGAAACTCGGACTGGTGGATGCCTCCGTGCCAAGCGGCTATCTTGGGTTCAAAAAAGAGGAGTTCATCAGAGAGATACTTGCAGGAACGCTGGAGATGAAGGTCTCACAAACACGGCAGGGAATCAGATGGTATGAAATGTTCGCACCTTTCAGGACGCTTATTGCTGCCATGGCAAAAAAGGAAGTGCTGAAAAAGACAGCGGGACATTACCCTGCACCCCTGAAAGCCATCGATGTACTGAATGAAACGCTTACGATGTCTCTGGATGCAGGATCGGAGGTCGAGCTGGAAGCCTTTGCACCGCTTGCGATGAGTCAGGTATCGAAGAACCTCATAGAGCTCTTTTTTACCTCCGAGACATTGAAGAAAGAGACCTTCTCCAGAGCCAAACCGCGTGAAGTGACATCGGCAACCGTAATGGGCGCAGGCACCATGGGTTCGGGTATTGCATGGGCTTTGGCGAACAGGGACATTCCTGTTAGACTGGGGGCAAGGAAAATGGAGAGCATCGCAGTTGCATTCTCCAAAATGATGAAGAACTTTGAAAGTCTTAGGAAAAGAGGGCGCCTGAATGATCGTGAGATCGCTCTGAAGATGGACAGAGTGACCTACACGACCGATATGACAGGGCTGGAAGCTTCGGATTTCATCATAGAGGCGGTCAGTGAAGACCCTGATGTAAAAAGAAAGATCTATCAAACGCTTGAAGAGAGTGTTTCAGATCAGGCGATCATCGCGACCAATACTTCTTCTCTCTCTATCAGTGAACTTGCCGATGAAATGGAACATCCGGAACGTTTTGTAGGAATGCACTTTTTCAATCCCGTCTCCAGAATGCCGCTGGTGGAAGTAATCGCCGGAAGGAAGAGCAGTGCCAAGACCGTCGCTACGGTGGTCTCTCTGGCAAAGCGGCTCGGCAAGACCCCTGTAAAAGTAAGTGAATGTGCAGGTTTCCTTGTCAACCGGACCCTGTTGCCCTACCTGAACGAGGCTGCCAGAATGTTCGAAGAAGGTGAGAGTGTAGAGCGCATAGACCGGGTGCTGACCGATTTCGGTATGCCGATGGGTCCGTTCACGCTTGCCGATGAAGTGGGTCTGGATATCGGTGAAAAGGTTTCAGGGATCCTCTATGAGGCCTATGGTGAGAGGATGAAACCGTCAGCACTCCTTTCGCAGATGACGGAAAGAAAGTGGCTGGGCAGGAAAACAGGTACAGGATTCTATGTCTACAGCGGCCGTAAGAAAAAAGTGAATGAAAAGATGAAAGATTTTCAGCTGAGACAGTCGGAACTTGAAGAGAATGTCCTTCTTGACAGGGCGATCCTCACCATGGTCAATGAAGCGGCACGCTGTCTGGAAGAGAAGGTAGTCGCCAATGCCCGCTATCTGGATATGGCGATGGTCATGGGAACAGGCTTCCCTGCCTTCAGAGGCGGCCTTCTGCGCTATGCAGATGAGGAGGGACTGCCGGAGATCGTCGAACGCCTGGGAAGACTTGAAAAGAGCTTCGGCGAACGTTTTGCTCCGGCCGGACTGCTGGTGAAAATGGCAGAAGAAGAACAGACATTTTATGGAGGTGTATGA
- a CDS encoding PLD nuclease N-terminal domain-containing protein, with protein sequence MEMIGGLIGMIIGVAIFIFWIWALIDIIKNDFKDSATKVIWFILVFFLYFLGAAIYYFFGREQKV encoded by the coding sequence ATGGAAATGATCGGCGGACTGATCGGTATGATCATAGGCGTGGCTATATTCATCTTCTGGATCTGGGCACTTATAGACATTATCAAAAATGATTTCAAAGATTCGGCGACGAAGGTCATCTGGTTCATCCTGGTCTTCTTCCTCTATTTTCTCGGAGCGGCGATCTATTACTTTTTCGGAAGAGAACAGAAGGTCTGA
- a CDS encoding TIGR00730 family Rossman fold protein, whose amino-acid sequence MKKNMKKLKKNNHVIEHRYTKEDEKFLYSDDARGIRLQLDYLKAETKMKEYGVNHTIVVFGSARVIGFSNALEKLEKIKKKFESDPDSNTLLAELRSAERIVEKSRYYEEARTFGKLVGSSGKSPEDCHVTLMTGGGPGIMEAANKGAFEVGAKSIGLNIELPHEQEPNPYLTPELSFHFRYFAIRKLHFMQRAKALVVFPGGFGTLDELFDLLTLIQTGKSPAIPVILICESFWNRIVDFSYLYEEGVISKEDLKLFKFAETAEEAWDTILKWYKKKKTPLF is encoded by the coding sequence ATGAAGAAAAATATGAAGAAACTCAAAAAGAACAACCATGTCATCGAGCACAGATATACCAAAGAGGATGAAAAGTTCCTCTATTCCGATGATGCACGCGGCATCAGGCTTCAACTCGACTACCTCAAAGCCGAAACGAAAATGAAAGAGTACGGTGTCAACCATACCATCGTCGTGTTTGGCAGTGCACGTGTCATCGGTTTTTCCAATGCACTCGAGAAACTTGAAAAGATCAAAAAGAAATTTGAATCGGACCCTGATTCCAATACACTGCTGGCAGAGCTGCGTTCCGCCGAAAGGATCGTGGAAAAAAGCCGCTACTATGAAGAGGCACGCACCTTCGGAAAGCTGGTCGGCTCAAGCGGTAAAAGTCCCGAGGACTGCCATGTCACACTGATGACGGGCGGAGGCCCCGGTATCATGGAAGCAGCCAACAAAGGTGCTTTTGAAGTGGGAGCGAAATCGATCGGCCTCAATATAGAACTTCCCCATGAGCAGGAGCCAAACCCCTACCTGACACCGGAGCTGAGTTTTCATTTCCGCTATTTCGCCATACGCAAACTGCATTTCATGCAGCGTGCGAAAGCCCTGGTCGTCTTTCCCGGCGGTTTCGGTACACTCGATGAACTTTTCGACCTGCTTACACTTATTCAGACAGGGAAAAGCCCTGCCATTCCCGTCATACTGATATGCGAGTCCTTCTGGAACCGTATTGTCGACTTCAGCTACCTGTATGAAGAGGGTGTCATCTCCAAAGAGGACCTCAAACTCTTCAAATTCGCCGAAACGGCGGAAGAAGCCTGGGACACCATTTTAAAATGGTATAAAAAGAAGAAGACACCGCTCTTTTAG